The following proteins are co-located in the Nitrospirota bacterium genome:
- a CDS encoding polyprenol monophosphomannose synthase, producing MWSSKPAGTRSALGPSTPLGPADLPPTVVIIPTYNEIANLARIAVEVLGLSPSISLVIVDDASPDGTGREADRLAASLRRVTVMHRRGKLGLGSAYRQAFKAVLQSTDAELICQMDADFSHRPADLMKILNEARNGAGDVVVGARYVRGACVQNWSRRRKLLSRAGNLYARWITGMPQSDLTGGMKCWRRKVLEAIDLDAVTTEGYGFQIGMCWQVWRSGFAVYEVPITFVERAHGASKMSWSIVCEAILLPWTLRFGG from the coding sequence ATGTGGTCGAGTAAGCCAGCCGGCACCCGGTCGGCTCTGGGGCCGTCCACGCCCTTGGGACCCGCCGATCTCCCTCCGACCGTCGTCATCATTCCGACCTACAACGAAATCGCGAACCTGGCTCGCATTGCAGTGGAGGTGCTGGGGCTCTCGCCCTCCATCAGTCTGGTGATCGTGGACGATGCCTCACCGGATGGGACGGGGCGGGAAGCCGATCGGCTCGCCGCATCTCTGCGGCGGGTCACCGTCATGCATCGTCGCGGGAAGCTCGGCCTTGGTTCCGCCTACCGTCAGGCGTTTAAGGCGGTGCTGCAGTCCACCGACGCGGAACTGATCTGCCAGATGGACGCCGATTTTTCCCATCGGCCGGCGGACCTGATGAAGATCCTCAATGAGGCCCGCAACGGCGCAGGGGACGTGGTCGTGGGGGCGCGCTACGTGCGGGGCGCGTGCGTCCAAAACTGGTCGCGCCGGCGGAAACTGCTCTCCCGCGCCGGCAACCTTTATGCGCGTTGGATCACGGGCATGCCGCAGTCGGACTTGACCGGCGGCATGAAGTGTTGGCGACGCAAGGTTCTCGAAGCCATTGACCTGGACGCTGTGACGACGGAGGGATACGGGTTTCAGATCGGAATGTGTTGGCAGGTGTGGAGGTCGGGGTTTGCCGTGTATGAGGTGCCGATCACTTTTGTGGAGCGCGCCCACGGAGCTTCGAAGATGAGCTGGTCGATCGTGTGCGAGGCCATCCTCTTGCCGTGGACGCTGCGGTTCGGCGGATAG
- a CDS encoding DUF2029 domain-containing protein — protein MRRRSQREGSGMFDGAQPSRGICLAVILLMLVWGLTDVRRRADIDTANIGAHRTDFTVYTEAGAAFFDGRDPYAVTNVRGWHYLYPPLFAILVAPLHPLPAAWQGVIWFVLSLAMAGGCLFECQAIMRTVLRGGEGVRSDWRKIRRWVVVGAGLAVVFPILDTLQRGQVGLAVLWPLLIGFRLILESDGWPRSFLGGLFLSLSVTIKVTPALPVCVLLLGLLAGALRRDRPPPPRQRFLHAVGGVLTGLALCVLLIPALAVGWQENLRHLEAWSTRVATNERRGPDQQFNAHSVRNQSLANAVYRLGNWVEHAVGGGPDDRRADNLAPAGDPLPMDAAIVGHMVTAARALLLALLVSVAVRWRPPADALGQAAVFGLACAMTLPVSPISWGHHFVMLLPGALFVPLAVCAAGRHRAAQALAVSAAALLWAHYASLELAGGLAGRLGIPGIGMALWCVAASLWLLRRPASLSEGGCRVPAVSDLAEAARGGSA, from the coding sequence GTGCGGCGCCGTTCCCAGCGGGAAGGAAGCGGGATGTTCGACGGGGCTCAGCCGTCACGCGGAATCTGCCTCGCGGTGATTCTCCTCATGCTCGTGTGGGGATTGACCGATGTGCGCCGGCGTGCGGACATCGACACTGCCAACATTGGTGCGCACCGTACGGATTTCACCGTCTACACCGAAGCAGGCGCCGCCTTCTTCGACGGGCGAGACCCGTATGCCGTCACGAATGTTCGGGGCTGGCATTACCTGTACCCTCCCCTCTTTGCCATTCTTGTCGCTCCGCTGCACCCGTTGCCTGCGGCCTGGCAAGGCGTCATCTGGTTTGTGCTGAGCCTGGCCATGGCCGGCGGGTGCCTGTTCGAATGTCAGGCGATCATGCGGACGGTTCTGCGTGGCGGGGAGGGTGTCCGTTCCGATTGGCGGAAAATCCGGCGCTGGGTTGTGGTGGGAGCGGGCCTGGCCGTCGTCTTTCCCATCCTGGACACCTTGCAACGGGGGCAGGTTGGATTGGCCGTTCTGTGGCCGCTCTTGATCGGATTTCGGCTTATTCTCGAATCTGACGGATGGCCGCGGTCATTTTTGGGGGGCCTCTTCCTGTCGCTCTCGGTGACGATCAAAGTCACGCCCGCCCTGCCGGTCTGTGTGCTGCTCCTGGGGTTGCTCGCCGGCGCCCTCCGGCGGGACCGGCCGCCGCCGCCGCGGCAACGGTTTCTGCATGCGGTGGGCGGCGTTCTGACCGGCCTGGCGCTGTGTGTGCTCCTTATTCCGGCTCTCGCGGTCGGCTGGCAGGAAAATCTGCGGCACCTGGAGGCGTGGAGCACACGTGTGGCGACCAACGAACGTCGCGGGCCGGATCAACAGTTCAACGCCCACAGTGTTCGGAATCAGAGCTTGGCCAATGCCGTCTATCGGCTGGGAAACTGGGTCGAGCATGCGGTGGGCGGCGGGCCGGACGACCGGCGCGCCGACAATCTTGCGCCGGCCGGGGATCCCTTGCCCATGGATGCGGCGATCGTCGGGCATATGGTGACGGCGGCGCGCGCGCTGCTGCTGGCGTTGCTGGTGTCGGTGGCTGTGCGGTGGCGTCCGCCGGCTGACGCGCTGGGCCAGGCCGCCGTGTTTGGGCTCGCCTGTGCGATGACGCTTCCGGTTTCTCCGATTTCCTGGGGGCATCATTTCGTGATGCTGCTCCCGGGCGCGCTCTTCGTGCCTCTCGCGGTGTGTGCCGCCGGTCGGCATCGGGCCGCGCAAGCCTTGGCCGTTTCGGCCGCCGCGTTGCTGTGGGCACATTATGCCTCGCTCGAACTGGCGGGCGGTCTTGCGGGCCGTCTGGGCATTCCGGGGATCGGTATGGCGCTGTGGTGTGTCGCCGCCAGCCTGTGGCTCTTACGAAGGCCTGCCTCGTTGAGCGAAGGGGGGTGCCGTGTGCCGGCGGTGTCCGATCTTGCCGAGGCGGCGCGGGGCGGGTCAGCGTAG
- a CDS encoding enoyl-ACP reductase codes for MLLQGKTGLIVGVANKHSIAWAIAEAAAREGAKLAFNYQGERLKENVEELAKTLPGASAFACDASQDDQIAALMKHVEETLGRLDFLVHSIAFAPREELTGEFINTSRQGFATALDVSAYSLVALSRAALPLMREGGSIVTLTYLGSERVVPHYNVMGVAKAALEATVRYLANDLGPRGIRVNAISAGPIKTLAARGVSGISKMVDHHREVAPLRHATEQGEVGDTALFLISSLGRGLTGEVIYVDGGYHILGSLAPLG; via the coding sequence ATGTTGCTACAAGGAAAAACCGGCTTGATCGTCGGGGTCGCCAACAAGCACAGCATTGCCTGGGCCATTGCCGAGGCGGCGGCTCGCGAAGGAGCGAAACTCGCGTTCAACTACCAAGGCGAGCGGCTGAAGGAGAACGTCGAGGAACTCGCTAAGACCCTGCCCGGCGCCAGCGCCTTCGCCTGCGACGCCAGCCAGGACGACCAGATCGCCGCCCTGATGAAGCATGTCGAAGAGACGCTCGGGCGTCTCGACTTTCTCGTCCATTCCATCGCCTTCGCCCCGCGGGAGGAGCTGACCGGCGAATTCATCAACACTTCCCGCCAGGGGTTCGCCACCGCGCTGGACGTCAGCGCCTATTCCTTGGTCGCGTTGAGCCGGGCCGCGCTGCCGCTGATGCGGGAAGGCGGCTCCATCGTCACCCTGACCTACCTCGGCAGCGAACGAGTGGTGCCACACTACAACGTCATGGGCGTGGCTAAAGCGGCACTGGAAGCAACGGTCCGGTACCTGGCGAACGACCTCGGCCCGCGCGGCATCCGCGTCAACGCGATCTCCGCCGGCCCCATCAAAACCCTGGCGGCGCGCGGCGTTTCCGGCATCAGCAAGATGGTGGATCATCACCGCGAGGTGGCCCCGCTGCGCCATGCCACGGAGCAGGGCGAAGTCGGCGACACGGCGCTCTTTCTGATCAGCTCGCTGGGACGGGGGCTTACGGGAGAAGTGATCTACGTGGACGGGGGCTACCACATCCTCGGCTCGCTCGCCCCGCTGGGATAA
- a CDS encoding sulfite exporter TauE/SafE family protein, whose translation MPIHPDILAAVVVTATIQSLFGVGVLLFGTPILPVLGYPFVTALTILLPISWSINLLQVSQHHAHIDQPFYTKILTLSVPCIVVCLVLVTRMTVNIGPIVGLFLILVALKDVFERVEQWIESLVRYERAYFMAMGIIHGLTNLGGSLLTAIVHSKHYEKDVQRVTTAVAYGTFAFFQFLTLLVTLERFPVRFSEAVLYVLAGVGTYLVTDKLVYAKIGTGHYRAIFACFLFVSGIVLILNAMLAK comes from the coding sequence ATGCCCATCCATCCGGACATCCTTGCAGCGGTTGTCGTCACGGCCACGATTCAATCCTTGTTCGGGGTCGGCGTTCTGCTGTTTGGCACGCCCATCCTGCCGGTCTTGGGCTATCCCTTCGTCACCGCGTTGACCATTCTGCTGCCCATCTCCTGGTCCATCAATCTGCTGCAAGTGAGTCAACACCATGCGCACATCGATCAGCCGTTCTATACGAAGATCTTGACCCTGTCGGTGCCCTGCATCGTCGTCTGTCTGGTGCTGGTCACCCGTATGACGGTCAACATCGGGCCCATCGTGGGACTATTTCTGATTCTGGTGGCGTTGAAAGACGTGTTTGAACGGGTGGAGCAGTGGATCGAATCCCTGGTCCGGTATGAGCGCGCCTATTTCATGGCGATGGGGATTATCCACGGCTTGACCAATCTGGGCGGGTCGCTCCTCACGGCGATCGTCCATAGCAAGCACTATGAGAAGGATGTGCAACGGGTGACGACGGCGGTGGCCTATGGCACCTTCGCCTTTTTCCAATTCCTGACCTTGCTGGTCACGCTCGAACGGTTTCCGGTCCGGTTCTCGGAGGCGGTCCTCTATGTGCTGGCCGGGGTGGGAACGTATCTGGTGACGGACAAGCTTGTCTACGCCAAAATTGGCACCGGCCACTACCGGGCGATCTTTGCCTGCTTCCTGTTCGTCTCCGGGATCGTACTGATTCTGAACGCGATGCTGGCCAAGTAG
- the ttcA gene encoding tRNA 2-thiocytidine(32) synthetase TtcA yields the protein MQVSTEQNQPTAKPSGKLSPEVEKLQTRLCRLVGESIADYRMIEDGDKIMVCLSGGKDSYGLLDILRVLQRRAPVRFDLVAVNLDQKQPGFPAHVLPDYLTSLGVPFHVEERDTYAIVKRMIPEGQTTCSLCSRLRRGILYRVASELGATKIALGHHRDDILETLFLNMVYGGKLKGMAPIFRAKERGHVVIRPLAYVPEADLARYAELMAFPIIPCDLCGSQDTLKRKAMKALLQDWGKRFPGSLDNIFTAMANVVPSRLMDRRLHDFSSGPASEREARIDIVGKDEEEDDLPA from the coding sequence ATGCAGGTCTCAACAGAACAGAACCAGCCGACCGCGAAACCGTCTGGCAAGCTCTCCCCCGAAGTGGAGAAGCTGCAGACGCGCTTGTGCCGCTTGGTCGGCGAATCCATTGCCGACTATCGGATGATCGAGGACGGCGACAAGATCATGGTCTGCCTGTCAGGCGGCAAGGACAGTTACGGCCTGCTGGACATTCTGCGCGTCCTGCAGCGCCGCGCCCCGGTCCGCTTCGATCTCGTCGCCGTCAACCTGGACCAGAAGCAGCCGGGCTTTCCCGCCCACGTGCTGCCGGACTACCTGACCAGCCTCGGCGTGCCGTTTCACGTCGAGGAGCGGGACACCTATGCCATCGTCAAACGGATGATTCCCGAAGGGCAGACGACCTGCTCCCTCTGTTCGCGGTTGCGACGGGGCATTCTCTATCGTGTCGCCTCCGAACTGGGCGCGACCAAGATTGCGCTGGGGCATCATCGGGACGATATTCTCGAGACCCTCTTCCTGAACATGGTGTACGGCGGCAAGCTGAAGGGCATGGCCCCCATCTTCCGGGCTAAGGAACGGGGGCATGTCGTCATCCGGCCGTTGGCCTATGTCCCGGAAGCGGATCTGGCTCGCTACGCCGAGCTGATGGCCTTTCCGATCATCCCCTGCGACCTCTGCGGCTCGCAGGACACCCTGAAGCGCAAAGCCATGAAAGCGTTGTTGCAGGACTGGGGCAAGCGATTCCCGGGAAGCCTCGACAACATCTTCACCGCCATGGCCAACGTGGTGCCCTCGCGTCTCATGGACCGCCGGCTCCACGACTTCAGTTCAGGGCCGGCCTCAGAGCGGGAAGCCCGGATCGACATCGTCGGCAAGGACGAAGAAGAGGACGATCTTCCCGCCTAG